GAAGGCCAACGGTGACAGGTGCGCCGTCCGGTCCTCGGCGGTGAGGCCCGCGAAGACCGGGTTCTCGGCGAACGCGACCAGCCCGGCGTGCTCCAGCACGACCGCCTTCGGGATGCCGGAGGAGCCCGAGGTGAACAGCAGGCAGGCGGCGCTGTCGGGCGCCGGGCCCGCCGGCACCGGACCGGGGTCACCGGCCGCGTCCGCGCTGTGCCACTCGACGACCCGGGTCTTCTCCGCGACGTCGGTGAACCGGTCGGCCCGACCGGGTCCGGTGAGGATCACGGTGGCACCGGACTCACGGATCATCAGGGCCTGGCGCGCGGCCGGCAGGTGCTCGTCGATCGCCACGTAGGCCCCGCCGGCACGGAGGACGCCGAGGATGCCGACCACCACGTCGACGCCGCGGCCGAGGCAGAGCGCCACCCGGTCCTCGGCGGCCAACCCGACCTCACCGAGCCGGCCGGCGAGGTGCGCCGACCGCCGGTCGAGTTCGGCGTACGTGACGATGTCGTCACCCTGCGACACGGCGGGCCGGTCGGCGTGACGGCGGACCGTCTCGTCGAACATGGCGACGAGGGTCCGGCCGGTCGCTCCGCTGGGCTTCAGCTGCCCACCTTCGGCAGCCACCCAGTCGAGGCACTCCGCCCGCGATCCGTGCTGACCGAGGCCGCGCCAGCCGTTCGGCGGCGTGCCATCGGCCGGCCAGATGCCCAATTGACCGGCGTCATTCACCACCGCCTGGTACCGGGGGGAGTCCTGGTTGCTCATTCGTGGCCTTTCCCTTGGCAGCCTCGAAACCGTGGCCGGTCGGACGTAGTCGGGCGCGGTCGCGGTCGAGCCGAACCCACGGGAATGGACGGGGCGCACATACCAGGAGAGGTCGTCATCCTTGGCGAGCCGTGCGGAGGAGGCCCTCGTCCTGAGCGGCCCGCCTACCTGGCGCTGAGGATCCCGACGGTACGCGCCAACCGTGAATCGTCCCCGTGATCTCGGCTTTCGTGATCGAGGGGCGGCGCCCCGCCACCGTCTCCGGTGGCGCCGCGAGGCGGCGCATCCCACTCTCACCACGTCAGTCCGGTTTTGCGATAGACAGTACTCAGAGATCGACAAGTACGTCAACAGTGGTCGTTACGTGCCCCGGGGACCACAAGAGACCGTACCGGCGAGTCAACGCGCGCCGGTCTAACCTGGGTACCCTGTTGCGCACGGCCAACAGAAGAGGAGCTCTACTGTGGAAATGACCACCTGGCCGCCGGGGTACGCGATGTATTTCCGCCAGCATCCTACTCCGCTCGGGCGGGCCGCCTCTGCCGTCACCGCACCGTGGAGCGACGACTGTGCCGGCTGAGCTGAACGGTGCCGTCCGGTCCGCGTTGACCTTCGGCCAGCTGTCCGTGCTCCGGGCCCTCGAGCAGTTGCCCCGCGACAGCTGGTGGGAGACCTACCTGGTCTGGTCGACGGAGCTGCCGGCCGAGGTCACCCTGTCGGCCGTCACCGACGCCGCCCGGCACGTACAGCGGCGGCACGAGTCACTCCGTACGCTCTTCGTCGACGACGGGGACGGCCTGGTCGCGCTCACCCTGCCGGAGGGGGATCCCCCGGTCGAGGCGATCGAGCTGCCCGGCGCGACCGCGGACGAGGCCGCCGCGGCGGCGCAGCATGCCTGCCGCCCCGGTTTCGTCTGGGACCGGCAGTTCGGGTGGCGCACCTACCTGGTCACCGACGCGGGACGGGCCACCCACCTGGCGGTCGTGGTCGATCACATCGTCGCGGACGGTTACGGTCTGCAACGGGTGGTGGAGGAGATCCGTGCCCTCCTGGGCTGCGGTGACGAGACCGGCGCCCAGTGGCTGGCGGACGAGCCGAGCCAGCCGCGTGAGCTGGCACAGGCCCAGCACTCGGACGCGTGGCGGCCCCGGCGGACCGGTGCCCACCGCTACTGGGACCGGCTCCTGACGGAGCTGCCGCCCACCGTCTTCCCCTGGCCGCCCGCCCCCCAGGACACCGGACGGATCGAGGCCACCCTGGTCTCGCCGCGTGCCCGGGCCGCGCTCGGGCTGGCCGCGCACCGGCTCAAGGTGTCCACCCAGTCCGTGGTGCTCGCCCTCACCGGGATCGCCGTGGCCGCCACCCAGGGCCAGGACGACGTGGTGCTGACCCTGCAGGCGAGCAACCGGTTCGACCGGCGCTGGCGGCACATCGTCTCGTCGATGAACCAGGCGGCGCCCCTGGCCATCTCCACCGCCACGACGGCCGACACCTTCGACGACTTCGCGCCGCAGGTCCAGTGGGCCAGCCTCAACGCCTACCGGCACGGCAGCTACCACTTCGACGAGATGGTGCAGAAGGTCCGCCAGGCCCGCGGGGTGGACCTGGAGTTCGACTTCTACTTCAACTTCATGGCGCACGAGGTCATGCCGACCGACGAGCCGCTCCGCGCCGACTTCCCGGATCCCGTGGTACGCGTCGACCGGGCGTTGCGGCAGGCCGGGCAGCGCATCGACCTGAAGATCCAGCCCGGCGACGAGATGCCCTTCACCCTGCGGGTCGACCCCACGCTGATCCCCGCGCACCGGCTCGAACACCTCATGTACTGGTTCGACGACGAGCTGATGCGGCTCGCCGGCGGCGGGGCGTTCCGGGTGAAGGACAGCCGGGAGCGCGCGGCGGGATGACCGGCCCGCCCGGGGAGGCAGGCTTCCCGGGCCGGAGGCGACCGGTGCGGTCCGGTCCGTGCCACGGACGGTCGACGACGAGCAGGATGGGGAAGAGCTTTCTCATGGCGCAACTTGGCAACGACAGCAGCGACCTGGTCGAGCTGCTGGCACGAACCTGGCGGGACGTCCTCAGGCGCGACGACATCGACGAGGGCGCCAACTTCTTCGAGCTGGGCGGTGACAGCCTCCAACTGGTCCGGGTCGTCACCATGGCCAGGGCGGCCGGGGTCCGGATACCGCCGGCGGTGTTCCGTCGTCACCCCACCATCCGCGAGCTCGCCCGGGCGCTGGCCGAGGGGACGCCGGCCGGCCCGGCACGCCCCGTGCCCGTGTCGGGGCCGATCCCCCTCCTGCCCAGCCAGGTCCGCTTCTTCGACTGGCGTATCGAGGACCCGGACGCGTACTCGACGACGCTGGTGGCCCGGGTGTCCGCCAGCGTGGACCCGGTCCTGCTCGGGCGCGCCCTGTACGCCCTCGCCGAGCGGCACGAGGCGCTGCGGACCGTCTTTCCCACCGGCCCGCAGGGGCGGCACGTGGTGCTGCAGGACGCGTCGGCCGCCACCCGCTACAAGATGGTCAGTGCCCACGGCCTCGCCGAGGACGCCGTCGACAAGCTGGTGGCGGACGTCGTGGACGGTCTCCGCGCCGCGATCGACATCTCCGCGGGGCCGCTCTGGCACGCCACGCACCTGGACCACGGTGAGCTCGGTGGGACGCTCTGCCTCGTCGTGCACCACCTGGTGGCCGACGCCCCGTCGCTCGGCGTCCTCGTCGAGGACCTCCAGGAGCTGTACGGGACCCTCCAGGTCGGCGGTGCCGGCCCGACGCCCGGGGAACCGGTCGTGGCGAACCACGCCCGGAAGTTCCGGGAGCTGGCCGCCGGCCGGGTGGACGAGGAGACGGTCGCCTACTGGGCCGGCCGGCCCTGGCACCGGTTCGGGCGACTGCCGAGGAGCACGACGGCGACGGCGGCGGACCTGAGCCGCGCCGTGACGCTGCACCGGACACTGCCCGGTCCGGTCACCGACAGCCTGGTGCGGTCCCTGGCCGCCACCGGGACGAGCACCGAGGAGGCCCTGGTCTCGGCGCTGGCGACCACGCTGCGGGAGGTCACCGGCAGCGACGTGGTCGCGCTGACGGTCACCCGTAACGGCCGGGAGCCGGTGGGCGACGACTACGACCTGAGCCGCGAGGTGGGCTATCTGGTGCTGTCCGCCCCCTGCCTGCTCGAGTTCCCCGACTCCCCCGCTCAGCCGGCCCCGCTGGCCGAACAGATCCAGCGGCAACGCGACCTGGCCCGGGAGTGGAACGCGCTGCGTCACCTCGGCGACGACCGCGCCCGCTGGGCGGACCTGCCCGCCCCCGAGGTGCACCTGGTCTATCTCGGCGTCCGGGCGGACCGGTGGCAGCCGCCGTTCGAGGCACTCTGGTCCCGGCAGAACGAGCCCCGGGTCGGCGAGCTGCCGCACCCGGTCAGCGTCTACGCCGAGATCGTCGACGGCGAACTGTGCCTGAGTTGGATCTATGGCACCGACCTGCTGGCGGAGCAGACGGTGCGGGAGCTGGCCGACGGCACCCAGCGGCGGTTGACCGGGCAGGGCGCGGACGCGCCGAGCGGCCCGGCGCGTACCGACCGGGACGCCCGGACGGTGTCCTCGTGACCGACGGCGGGCTGACGCTGTACGACCTGTTCGCCCGCACCGCGCTCCGTCACCCCGACGCGATCGCGCTGGAGGTCGACGGGGCCGCCCACTCCTACCGGGACCTCGCCCGGCTGGTCGACCGCTGCGCCGGCCGACTCACGGCGACCCTGGACCGGGTGCCGTCGCGCATCGGACTGCTGGCCAGCCGCAGCGTCGAGGCGTACGTCGGCTATCTGGCGGTCCTGCGCCTCGGGGCGGCGGTCGTGCCGCTCAACCCGTTGTACCCGCCGGCCCGCAACGCCGCGATCGCCACCGGCGCCGGGCTGGACCTGGTGCTCACCGACGGCGTGGTCGCCGAGGAGACCGGACAGGCACTCGGCGCGGTGACCGTCCGCCAGATCGGGGCGGACGACAACTGCGCCACCGCGCCCGGCGCGGCCGGTACCGGACCGGACGACGTGGCCTACGTGCTGTTCACCTCCGGCTCCACCGGCCGACCCAAGGGCGTGCCGATCCGGCACCGCAACGTCGTGCCGTTCGTGCTGCACAACGTCACGCGCTACGACGTCGGGCCGGGCGCCCGGCTGTCGCAGACCTTCGAACTGACCTTCGACCTGTCGGTGTTCGACCTCTTCGTGACCTGGGCGGGCGGCGGCACGCTGGTGGTGCCGGACAAGCTCGAGCTGCTCGCGCCCGTCGACTACGTCAACGACCGGCAGCTCACCCACTGGTTCTCCGTGCCGTCGGTCGTCTCGTACGCGGCCGAGCTGGACTCGCTGCCGCCGGGGAGCATG
The Micromonospora sp. R77 DNA segment above includes these coding regions:
- a CDS encoding condensation domain-containing protein is translated as MPAELNGAVRSALTFGQLSVLRALEQLPRDSWWETYLVWSTELPAEVTLSAVTDAARHVQRRHESLRTLFVDDGDGLVALTLPEGDPPVEAIELPGATADEAAAAAQHACRPGFVWDRQFGWRTYLVTDAGRATHLAVVVDHIVADGYGLQRVVEEIRALLGCGDETGAQWLADEPSQPRELAQAQHSDAWRPRRTGAHRYWDRLLTELPPTVFPWPPAPQDTGRIEATLVSPRARAALGLAAHRLKVSTQSVVLALTGIAVAATQGQDDVVLTLQASNRFDRRWRHIVSSMNQAAPLAISTATTADTFDDFAPQVQWASLNAYRHGSYHFDEMVQKVRQARGVDLEFDFYFNFMAHEVMPTDEPLRADFPDPVVRVDRALRQAGQRIDLKIQPGDEMPFTLRVDPTLIPAHRLEHLMYWFDDELMRLAGGGAFRVKDSRERAAG
- a CDS encoding amino acid adenylation domain-containing protein codes for the protein MTDGGLTLYDLFARTALRHPDAIALEVDGAAHSYRDLARLVDRCAGRLTATLDRVPSRIGLLASRSVEAYVGYLAVLRLGAAVVPLNPLYPPARNAAIATGAGLDLVLTDGVVAEETGQALGAVTVRQIGADDNCATAPGAAGTGPDDVAYVLFTSGSTGRPKGVPIRHRNVVPFVLHNVTRYDVGPGARLSQTFELTFDLSVFDLFVTWAGGGTLVVPDKLELLAPVDYVNDRQLTHWFSVPSVVSYAAELDSLPPGSMPGLRFSLFCGEQLTRAQCAMWAGAAVNSTVENLYGPTELTIACAAYRVPQAAGQPRTSNGTVPIGEPYPYLESVLVADGLVHETEGELCVRGPQRFAGYLCPDDNRDRFLLVVDGRTRPVAAGAAEVPSDAWYRTGDLVRYEDGRAVHLGRLDDQVKVRGHRVELGEIVAAVRNHPGVRDCVVVARPDPLLGTELVAAHTGEPIDEAELCAVVRRTLPPYMTPARFVHLERFPLNANGKIERAAVLAMVDRDRDRSTG
- a CDS encoding condensation domain-containing protein, with protein sequence MAQLGNDSSDLVELLARTWRDVLRRDDIDEGANFFELGGDSLQLVRVVTMARAAGVRIPPAVFRRHPTIRELARALAEGTPAGPARPVPVSGPIPLLPSQVRFFDWRIEDPDAYSTTLVARVSASVDPVLLGRALYALAERHEALRTVFPTGPQGRHVVLQDASAATRYKMVSAHGLAEDAVDKLVADVVDGLRAAIDISAGPLWHATHLDHGELGGTLCLVVHHLVADAPSLGVLVEDLQELYGTLQVGGAGPTPGEPVVANHARKFRELAAGRVDEETVAYWAGRPWHRFGRLPRSTTATAADLSRAVTLHRTLPGPVTDSLVRSLAATGTSTEEALVSALATTLREVTGSDVVALTVTRNGREPVGDDYDLSREVGYLVLSAPCLLEFPDSPAQPAPLAEQIQRQRDLAREWNALRHLGDDRARWADLPAPEVHLVYLGVRADRWQPPFEALWSRQNEPRVGELPHPVSVYAEIVDGELCLSWIYGTDLLAEQTVRELADGTQRRLTGQGADAPSGPARTDRDARTVSS